One part of the Methanomassiliicoccales archaeon genome encodes these proteins:
- a CDS encoding isopentenyl phosphate kinase family protein, translating to MILVKLGGSVITDKRGFRDFREPQTRMLAREISQSGKDVFLVHGAGSFGHVLAHKFSLQNGYVNDGQIPGVAEVMADVRDLNLRVVKALNLEGIHSVSIPPSAVAELDDGNLVYLETSLFDRYSSLGITPVTFGDVCLDRSKGFGICSGDQLMEWLAREFRPEKVIFCADVDGIFASDPTVDAGSELIPLITKEILESLPRTERYLDVTGSIYGKIESMLNLTSYAGECIVINGLVEGRLEAALMGEEVIGSRAISGE from the coding sequence ATGATACTGGTCAAACTCGGTGGAAGTGTCATAACTGACAAAAGGGGATTTAGGGACTTCAGGGAACCTCAGACCAGGATGTTGGCAAGGGAAATATCTCAATCTGGGAAAGATGTATTCTTGGTGCATGGTGCGGGATCATTCGGTCATGTACTGGCGCACAAGTTCTCGCTGCAAAACGGGTACGTAAACGATGGTCAGATTCCTGGTGTTGCCGAAGTGATGGCCGATGTCAGGGATTTGAACTTGAGAGTGGTAAAGGCACTCAACCTTGAGGGAATTCACTCGGTCTCGATCCCACCAAGTGCTGTCGCCGAACTTGATGATGGCAATCTTGTGTACCTTGAAACCTCCCTATTTGATAGATACTCCAGTTTGGGAATCACTCCAGTTACTTTTGGGGACGTTTGTTTGGATCGATCCAAGGGTTTCGGAATCTGTTCTGGAGATCAGCTCATGGAGTGGTTGGCAAGGGAGTTCAGACCAGAGAAGGTCATCTTCTGTGCCGATGTTGATGGCATCTTCGCCTCCGACCCAACCGTAGATGCTGGATCTGAGTTAATACCCCTTATAACAAAGGAAATTCTCGAGTCATTACCAAGGACTGAAAGGTACCTTGATGTGACGGGAAGTATCTATGGCAAGATTGAATCGATGCTCAATCTGACATCATACGCTGGCGAATGCATTGTCATTAACGGACTGGTCGAGGGCAGGTTGGAAGCCGCCCTCATGGGGGAAGAGGTTATAGGCTCTAGAGCGATTAGCGGTGAGTAA